A genome region from Pseudomonas sp. N3-W includes the following:
- a CDS encoding DUF2796 domain-containing protein, which translates to MRRLLLALPFALLPLAVAHAAEEHEHASLGAHEHGVGRLNAALDGQTLELELDSPAMNLVGFEHVASTDADKAKIVTARTQLENPLVLFNLPKAAGCVVAAQELESPLFGDQPPVDVDEDEDHDEDVKDADGHEHHHEHSEINAHYQFTCAAPGALKTLDLANIFNTFPATQKIQVQLIGPSGQQGVEVTAKAASLKF; encoded by the coding sequence ATGCGCCGTCTGCTGCTCGCTCTGCCGTTTGCCCTGTTGCCGCTGGCCGTTGCTCACGCCGCCGAAGAACATGAACACGCCAGCCTCGGTGCCCACGAGCATGGCGTTGGCCGCTTGAACGCAGCGCTGGATGGGCAGACGCTGGAGCTGGAACTCGACAGCCCGGCGATGAACCTGGTGGGTTTCGAACACGTCGCCAGCACTGATGCCGACAAGGCCAAAATCGTCACCGCCCGCACCCAGCTTGAAAACCCGCTGGTGCTGTTCAACCTGCCAAAAGCCGCCGGATGCGTGGTGGCGGCCCAGGAACTGGAAAGCCCGTTGTTCGGTGACCAACCGCCGGTTGACGTCGATGAAGACGAAGACCACGACGAAGACGTCAAAGATGCCGACGGCCACGAGCACCACCACGAACACAGTGAAATCAACGCCCACTACCAGTTCACCTGCGCCGCACCGGGCGCGCTGAAGACCCTGGACCTGGCGAACATCTTCAATACGTTCCCGGCGACCCAGAAAATTCAGGTACAACTGATCGGCCCAAGCGGCCAGCAAGGGGTTGAAGTGACGGCCAAGGCTGCTTCACTGAAGTTCTGA
- a CDS encoding DUF3299 domain-containing protein, whose product MPRALLALLMLVALPLWAAEPAELTWQEMIPPNAPPEVPNMKPLHDLSQMGSVMESAPAAKQDLPNAPVVKSLDGRHIRLPGYIVPLEVSEEGRTTEFLLVPYFGACIHVPPPPSNQIVYVKSKVGVKLDELYQPYWIEGAMQVKASTSELADAGYQMNADKIYVYELPE is encoded by the coding sequence ATGCCCCGCGCCCTGCTTGCGCTGTTGATGCTGGTCGCCCTGCCGCTGTGGGCCGCCGAGCCTGCGGAATTGACCTGGCAGGAAATGATTCCGCCAAACGCCCCGCCGGAAGTGCCGAACATGAAGCCGCTGCACGACTTGTCGCAGATGGGCAGCGTGATGGAATCCGCGCCGGCAGCCAAACAGGATCTGCCCAATGCGCCGGTGGTGAAGAGCCTCGATGGGCGCCATATCCGCCTGCCGGGTTATATCGTGCCACTGGAAGTGAGCGAGGAAGGCCGGACCACGGAGTTTCTGCTGGTGCCGTATTTCGGCGCCTGCATCCATGTGCCGCCACCGCCGTCGAACCAGATCGTGTACGTCAAAAGCAAGGTCGGGGTGAAGCTGGACGAGCTGTATCAGCCGTACTGGATCGAGGGCGCGATGCAGGTCAAGGCGTCCACCAGCGAGCTGGCGGATGCCGGGTATCAGATGAATGCCGACAAGATTTATGTGTATGAATTGCCGGAGTGA
- a CDS encoding ABC transporter permease produces MYLFRLAMASLANRRFTAILTAFAIALSVCLLLAVERVRTEAKASFASTISGTDLIVGARSGSVNLLLYSVFRIGNATNNIRWDSFEHFANNPKVKWAIPMSLGDSHRGYRVMGTTEAYFEHYQYGHQKHLELAYGRPFATDPFEVVLGAEVADALHYKLGDKLVLAHGVAVISLVKHDDKPFTVVGILKRTGTPVDRTLHISLGGMEAIHIDWHNGVPAQGNARISADQARNMDLTPQAITAFMLGLNSKISTFALQREINEFRGEPMLAILPGVALQELWSLMSTAEKALFVVSLFVVLTGLIGMLTAILTSLNERRREMAILRSVGARPWHIASLLVLEAFALALSGVIAGVALLYVCIAAAQGYVQANYGLYLPLAWPSEYEWTLLGGILIAALLMGSVPAWRAYRQSLADGLSIRL; encoded by the coding sequence ATGTATTTGTTTCGTCTAGCCATGGCCAGCCTGGCAAACCGCCGCTTCACCGCGATCCTCACCGCTTTCGCCATTGCCCTGTCAGTCTGCCTGCTGCTGGCCGTCGAGCGCGTGCGCACCGAAGCCAAGGCCAGTTTCGCCAGCACCATCAGCGGCACCGACCTGATCGTCGGCGCCCGTTCCGGTTCGGTAAACCTGCTGCTGTACTCGGTGTTCCGCATCGGCAACGCCACCAACAATATCCGTTGGGACAGCTTCGAACACTTCGCCAACAACCCGAAAGTGAAGTGGGCGATCCCGATGTCCCTTGGCGACTCCCATCGCGGCTACCGCGTCATGGGCACCACCGAGGCGTATTTTGAGCATTACCAGTACGGCCACCAGAAACACCTGGAACTGGCGTATGGCCGGCCGTTTGCCACCGACCCGTTTGAAGTGGTGCTCGGCGCTGAAGTGGCGGATGCACTGCATTACAAACTCGGCGACAAACTGGTGCTGGCCCACGGCGTGGCGGTGATCAGCCTGGTCAAGCACGACGACAAACCGTTCACCGTAGTCGGCATTCTCAAACGCACCGGCACCCCGGTGGACCGCACGCTGCACATCAGTCTGGGCGGCATGGAAGCGATTCACATCGACTGGCACAACGGCGTTCCCGCGCAAGGCAACGCACGGATCAGCGCCGATCAGGCACGCAACATGGACCTGACGCCACAAGCGATCACCGCGTTCATGCTGGGCCTCAACAGCAAGATTTCGACCTTTGCGCTGCAACGTGAAATCAACGAATTCCGTGGCGAACCGATGCTGGCGATCCTGCCCGGCGTGGCATTGCAAGAGCTGTGGAGCTTGATGAGCACGGCGGAGAAAGCCTTGTTCGTGGTGTCGCTGTTCGTGGTGCTGACCGGGTTGATCGGCATGCTCACGGCGATTCTCACCAGCCTCAACGAACGGCGCCGGGAGATGGCGATCCTGCGTTCGGTGGGCGCCCGACCGTGGCACATCGCAAGCCTGCTGGTGCTGGAGGCGTTTGCCCTGGCGCTGTCCGGGGTGATTGCCGGCGTGGCGCTGCTGTACGTGTGCATCGCCGCAGCCCAAGGGTATGTGCAAGCCAATTACGGCCTTTACCTGCCGCTGGCCTGGCCCAGCGAATATGAATGGACGCTGCTCGGTGGCATCCTGATCGCCGCCCTGTTGATGGGCAGCGTGCCGGCCTGGCGCGCGTATCGTCAGTCGCTGGCCGATGGCCTGTCGATCCGACTATGA
- a CDS encoding ABC transporter ATP-binding protein has product MTQALIELSDLGFSWPGHPLLLDIPAFRLEPGETLFLKGPSGSGKTTLLGLLGGVQKPDHGSIRLLGQELTELGAGARDRFRVDHTGYIFQQFNLLPFLSVRENVELPCHFSTLRAERAKQRHGSVDQAAAALLAHLGLKDESILGRRADSLSIGQQQRVAAARALIGQPELVIADEPTSALDYDARENFIRLLFAECREAGSSLLFVSHDQSLAPLFDRHLSLAELNRAATLSEV; this is encoded by the coding sequence ATGACCCAAGCACTCATCGAACTGTCCGACCTGGGCTTCAGCTGGCCCGGTCATCCCTTGTTGCTGGACATCCCGGCGTTTCGGCTGGAACCGGGTGAAACCCTGTTCCTCAAAGGCCCCAGCGGCAGCGGCAAGACCACCCTGCTCGGCCTGCTGGGCGGTGTGCAGAAGCCTGATCACGGCAGCATTCGCCTGCTCGGCCAGGAGCTGACCGAACTCGGCGCCGGGGCACGGGATCGGTTTCGCGTCGATCACACTGGCTACATTTTTCAGCAGTTCAACTTGCTGCCGTTTCTCTCGGTACGCGAGAACGTCGAGTTGCCTTGCCACTTCTCCACGTTGCGCGCCGAGCGGGCGAAACAGCGCCACGGCAGCGTCGACCAGGCCGCCGCCGCCCTGCTCGCCCACCTCGGTTTGAAGGATGAAAGCATTCTCGGCCGCCGCGCCGATTCGCTGTCCATCGGCCAACAGCAACGGGTTGCTGCCGCTCGGGCGTTGATCGGTCAGCCGGAACTGGTGATCGCCGACGAACCGACCTCGGCACTGGATTACGACGCTCGAGAAAACTTCATTCGCCTGTTGTTCGCTGAATGCCGCGAAGCCGGGTCGAGCCTGCTGTTCGTCAGCCACGACCAGAGCCTGGCGCCGCTGTTCGATCGCCACTTGTCGCTGGCCGAACTCAATCGCGCCGCCACCCTGTCCGAGGTCTGA